A section of the Acidobacteriota bacterium genome encodes:
- the nifJ gene encoding pyruvate:ferredoxin (flavodoxin) oxidoreductase has protein sequence MMSRKFKTMDANEAVAHVAYRVNEVIAIYPITPSSNMGEWADQWASEGIENIWGTVPQVTEMQSEGGAAGAVHGALQTGSLSTTFTASQGLLLMIPNMNKIAGELTPTAFHVSARTIATHALSIFGDHSDVMFCRTTGFAMLSSNSVQEAMDMALIAHAATLETRIPFLHFFDGFRTSHEVNKIEMLADDDLRALINMDRVFEHRARALSPEHPVLRGTAQNPDVFFQMREAITPFYDACPDKVQSVMDKFAQVVGRSYHLFDYVGAPDAERVIVMMGSGAEAAHETVEALTARGEKVGLLKVRLYRPFAGKQFLAALPASVKKIVVLDRTKEAGAEGDPLYLDVVNALHEGKRSVEVIGGRYGLSSKEFTPAMVKAVYDNLASKSPKPHFTVGIQDDVSHSNLDYDTAFSTEPDNVVRALFYGLGADGTVGANKNSIKIIGENTDNYAQGYFVYDSKKSGAVTVSHLRFGPNPIRSTYLVSKANFVACHQWIFLDRYDMLSALVDGGTFLLNSPFGPDEIWDKLPQLVQEQLIAKKAKFFVIDGYQVARDTGMGSRMNTILQVCFFAISKVLPGDGAIEAIRKSIRDTYGRKGEEIVQKNMKAVDETLAHLNEVKVPATVTSRFQLPSPFPSHAPDFERNVLGTIYGNRGEELPVSAFPIDGTFPTGTAKWEKRNLALEIPVWDDKICIQCGKCAMVCPHSVIRIKVFDSTELQSAPATFKSTEARDKEWAGMKYSLQVAPEDCTGCGICVEVCPVKNKSQARLKAINMTAQPPLRAAEAENWNFFLKIPELDRRKIKAGAIRQQQVQEPLFEFSGACSGCGETPYLKLLSQLFGDRALIANATGCSSIYGGNLPTTPWSKNADGRGPAWSNSLFEDNAEFGLGFRLSIDKQTEFARELVKRCAGIIGDELATALLNASQKDESDIYEQRQRVSLLREKLAGSSTPDAKQLNVLADMLVKKSVWIVGGDGWAYDIGYGGLDHVIASGKNVNLLVLDTEVYSNTGGQQSKATPRGAVAKFAAGGKPGGKKDLGLIAMTYGNVYVASVAMGAKDEHTLKAFLEAEAYDGPSIIIAYSHCIAHGIDMTTAMQNQKAIVDSGQWLLYRYHPERTATGENPLQLDSRTPTRKVQDFMQMETRFKMLTKSNPEAAKRLWAEAQHDVDVRYRFYEYMASRKSDVAKTETRPAGPAKTEPTTETAKAPAANETALQK, from the coding sequence ATCATGAGTCGCAAGTTCAAAACCATGGACGCGAACGAAGCCGTCGCTCACGTCGCCTACCGCGTCAACGAAGTGATCGCGATCTATCCCATCACGCCCTCGTCCAACATGGGAGAGTGGGCTGACCAGTGGGCTTCCGAAGGAATCGAGAACATCTGGGGTACGGTCCCGCAGGTCACCGAAATGCAGAGCGAAGGCGGAGCGGCCGGCGCGGTTCACGGAGCTCTTCAGACGGGCTCTCTGTCGACGACCTTTACCGCGTCGCAAGGCTTGCTCTTGATGATCCCGAACATGAACAAGATCGCGGGAGAACTGACCCCGACGGCTTTCCATGTTTCGGCTCGCACCATCGCGACCCACGCGCTTTCAATTTTCGGCGACCACAGTGACGTCATGTTCTGCCGCACGACAGGCTTCGCAATGCTGTCATCGAATTCCGTGCAGGAAGCCATGGACATGGCGCTGATTGCCCATGCCGCCACGCTGGAAACACGAATTCCCTTCCTCCACTTCTTCGATGGCTTCCGCACCTCGCACGAAGTGAACAAGATCGAAATGCTGGCGGACGACGATCTCCGCGCCCTGATCAACATGGACCGCGTCTTCGAGCACCGCGCACGCGCACTTTCGCCGGAACATCCGGTGCTGCGGGGCACGGCGCAGAATCCAGATGTGTTTTTCCAAATGCGCGAAGCGATCACGCCTTTCTACGACGCGTGCCCGGACAAAGTGCAATCCGTGATGGATAAGTTCGCGCAAGTCGTGGGCCGCTCTTATCACCTGTTCGATTATGTGGGAGCTCCTGACGCCGAACGCGTGATCGTGATGATGGGATCGGGCGCCGAAGCAGCTCATGAAACTGTGGAGGCGCTGACGGCGCGGGGCGAGAAAGTGGGTTTGCTGAAAGTACGGCTCTATCGTCCGTTCGCAGGGAAGCAGTTCCTGGCAGCGCTACCCGCATCGGTGAAGAAGATTGTGGTCCTTGATCGCACGAAAGAAGCGGGCGCAGAAGGCGATCCGCTCTATCTCGACGTGGTCAATGCTCTGCACGAAGGAAAGCGGTCCGTGGAGGTGATTGGCGGACGTTACGGCCTGTCCTCGAAGGAATTTACTCCCGCAATGGTTAAGGCCGTCTACGACAACCTGGCCTCCAAGAGTCCGAAGCCGCACTTCACAGTCGGCATCCAGGACGATGTTAGCCACTCCAACCTCGACTATGACACTGCTTTTTCCACCGAACCAGACAATGTGGTGCGCGCCCTGTTCTATGGGCTCGGCGCAGACGGCACGGTGGGCGCGAACAAGAATTCCATCAAGATCATCGGCGAAAATACCGACAACTACGCGCAGGGCTACTTCGTGTATGACTCCAAGAAGTCGGGCGCGGTAACCGTTTCTCACCTGCGCTTTGGACCGAATCCGATTCGCTCGACCTACCTGGTTTCCAAAGCAAATTTCGTCGCCTGCCACCAGTGGATCTTCCTCGATCGTTACGACATGCTCAGCGCGCTCGTCGATGGCGGGACATTCCTGCTGAACAGTCCCTTTGGCCCCGACGAGATTTGGGACAAGCTGCCGCAACTGGTGCAGGAGCAGTTGATCGCCAAGAAAGCCAAGTTCTTCGTGATCGACGGTTACCAGGTGGCGCGCGACACGGGTATGGGCAGTCGCATGAATACGATCCTGCAGGTCTGCTTCTTTGCGATCTCGAAAGTATTGCCGGGCGATGGAGCAATCGAGGCGATTCGCAAATCGATTCGCGACACCTACGGACGCAAGGGCGAAGAGATCGTCCAGAAGAATATGAAAGCCGTCGACGAGACGCTGGCCCACCTGAACGAAGTAAAAGTGCCTGCCACCGTCACCAGCCGGTTTCAATTGCCCTCCCCCTTCCCTTCCCATGCACCCGATTTCGAGCGCAATGTCCTGGGAACGATTTACGGCAACCGCGGTGAAGAATTGCCGGTCAGCGCATTTCCAATCGATGGCACATTCCCAACCGGAACCGCAAAGTGGGAAAAACGGAATCTCGCTCTCGAGATTCCAGTGTGGGACGACAAAATCTGCATTCAGTGCGGCAAGTGCGCGATGGTATGCCCGCATTCCGTGATTCGAATCAAGGTGTTCGACTCCACGGAACTGCAAAGCGCACCCGCAACTTTCAAGTCCACCGAAGCGCGCGACAAGGAATGGGCGGGCATGAAATACAGCCTGCAGGTTGCGCCGGAAGACTGCACAGGATGCGGCATCTGCGTGGAAGTCTGCCCGGTAAAGAACAAGAGTCAGGCGCGGTTGAAGGCAATCAACATGACGGCGCAGCCGCCGTTGCGCGCAGCGGAAGCTGAGAACTGGAACTTCTTCCTCAAGATTCCGGAACTTGATCGTCGCAAGATCAAGGCGGGCGCGATCCGCCAGCAACAGGTACAGGAACCGCTCTTCGAATTTTCAGGAGCATGCTCCGGATGCGGCGAGACGCCGTACCTGAAGCTGCTCTCGCAACTGTTCGGCGACCGCGCACTGATCGCCAACGCCACCGGCTGTTCCTCGATTTACGGCGGCAACCTGCCGACGACACCGTGGTCCAAGAACGCCGACGGCCGCGGACCGGCCTGGTCGAATTCACTCTTCGAAGATAACGCCGAGTTCGGGCTTGGCTTCCGGCTCTCGATCGACAAGCAGACTGAGTTCGCCCGCGAGTTGGTGAAACGCTGCGCCGGAATCATCGGCGACGAACTGGCCACTGCATTACTGAACGCTTCCCAGAAGGATGAATCCGACATCTACGAACAGCGGCAGCGGGTTTCGTTGCTGCGGGAGAAGCTGGCGGGTTCCTCCACCCCGGATGCAAAGCAACTCAACGTCCTCGCCGATATGCTGGTAAAGAAGAGTGTGTGGATCGTGGGCGGCGACGGCTGGGCCTATGACATCGGCTACGGCGGCCTCGACCACGTGATCGCGAGCGGCAAGAACGTCAACCTGCTCGTGCTCGACACCGAGGTCTATTCCAATACCGGCGGGCAGCAATCCAAGGCCACTCCTCGAGGAGCAGTTGCCAAGTTTGCAGCCGGCGGCAAGCCTGGGGGCAAGAAAGATCTCGGCCTGATTGCGATGACCTACGGCAATGTTTACGTCGCCAGCGTCGCGATGGGCGCGAAGGACGAGCATACGCTGAAAGCTTTCCTGGAAGCCGAAGCCTATGACGGTCCCAGCATCATCATCGCGTACTCGCACTGCATCGCGCACGGCATCGATATGACGACGGCCATGCAGAATCAGAAAGCGATTGTCGATTCCGGACAGTGGTTGCTCTATCGCTATCATCCAGAGCGGACCGCAACGGGCGAGAACCCCCTGCAACTCGATTCGCGCACACCCACTCGCAAAGTGCAGGACTTCATGCAAATGGAAACGCGTTTCAAGATGCTGACCAAGAGTAATCCGGAAGCCGCCAAGCGGCTGTGGGCCGAGGCGCAACACGACGTCGATGTCCGCTACCGTTTCTATGAGTACATGGCATCGCGGAAATCAGACGTGGCAAAAACAGAAACACGGCCCGCGGGCCCTGCAAAGACCGAGCCAACCACCGAAACCGCGAAGGCGCCAGCGGCCAACGAGACAGCGCTGCAGAAGTAA